The Tumebacillus sp. BK434 genome has a segment encoding these proteins:
- a CDS encoding CBS domain-containing protein: MIVQQLKVEAHKVVTIEPTANLNELLTALDSCGFQHIPVVADGAFFGMVGYADVHKAYFESGSADKEQFLTETKVDAITVNKNATIHEEGSIEDILLAIDRVPFIAVLSEEGTFTGIVTHSANFEMLRDALGMHKPGIRMTVSMPEMQGSLLKFADVVRKYSNIFGLLVLDDDADFGYRRVSFKVAPDADVDAITEDLRQVGVRVFHVTR; this comes from the coding sequence GTGATTGTACAACAGCTGAAAGTAGAAGCTCATAAGGTCGTAACAATCGAACCTACAGCGAATCTGAACGAGCTGCTCACGGCGCTCGATTCCTGCGGGTTCCAACATATTCCGGTCGTAGCGGACGGAGCGTTTTTCGGTATGGTCGGCTATGCGGATGTTCACAAGGCTTATTTTGAAAGCGGTTCTGCCGATAAAGAGCAGTTCCTGACTGAGACGAAGGTCGATGCGATCACGGTCAACAAGAATGCAACGATTCACGAGGAAGGCAGCATCGAAGACATTCTGTTAGCGATCGACCGCGTGCCGTTTATTGCGGTGCTGTCCGAGGAAGGCACGTTCACGGGCATCGTGACGCACAGCGCCAACTTCGAAATGCTGCGCGATGCGCTGGGCATGCACAAGCCGGGCATCCGCATGACCGTCTCCATGCCGGAGATGCAAGGTTCCCTGCTCAAGTTTGCCGATGTTGTGCGCAAGTACTCGAACATCTTCGGGCTGCTCGTGCTCGATGACGATGCAGACTTTGGGTATCGCCGCGTATCTTTCAAGGTCGCGCCTGATGCCGATGTCGATGCGATCACAGAAGACCTGCGCCAAGTCGGCGTGCGCGTGTTCCATGTAACTCGATAG
- a CDS encoding sugar phosphate nucleotidyltransferase: MKAVILAGGKGSRLRPLTCNKPKPMVPLLGQPCMAYTIDLLQRSGAGDIAVTLQYMPDVIRGYFGDGSEHGVQIAYFEETTPLGTAGSVKNAQEFLDETFIVISGDALTDFNLLAAVRAHREKGALATIILTRVETPLEFGVAITEADGRITRFLEKPSWGEVFSDTVNTGIYIFEKEVLEFIPEDQEFDFSKDLFPKLMQNGHDLYGYVAEGYWSDIGNLAQYRQTQFDMLEGKVNCAIQGFRVAPKIWMGQGAQVAEGVTLEPPCYIGRDTVIEAGAHIGPYTVLGVGNVIKAGASLKRTVVWNRSYLGDGVELRGATLCSQLNLQSHVACFEGSVIGDACSLGAKSVVKPQVKLWPGKRVQEGTVAHSSLIWGEKLEKSLFGLYGVQGIGNVDMTPDFAGRLAAAFGAALPFGASVAVACDHDPFSSLIKRALAAGLHSAGVNTIDCGAATTPMLRYAVRCVEAEAGIQVRRLGPAGDDRVLIECLDQSGINIDKALERKIENAYWQEDFRRANLAQIGRNRVFTGLQESYAAELLQQVSVDAVKRERFRVAMQYDPMLWGRFVPELMERLGCKVSVLDAREASQGELQNLVSTGIFHLGVRFDDNGEEIALITDRSQMIERDRLLALQTLIQLISGSDKVAVPVTAPSIIETLAAKFGALAVRTKANPRSLMEPLRHQPFPMLYDAMYMLVKVLDTLALSRLALSELVESIPHFHLLRRDVPCPWEDKGRVMRLLIEELRDETVELVDGIKVFKDGGWTLILPDSDEPMFQVFAQGVTEQLAEELAGMYAQKIRDYQKTSVRG; this comes from the coding sequence ATGAAAGCTGTGATTCTTGCCGGCGGTAAAGGCAGCAGGCTGCGGCCATTGACCTGCAACAAGCCGAAACCGATGGTGCCGCTGCTCGGTCAGCCTTGCATGGCCTACACGATCGACCTCTTGCAGAGAAGCGGCGCAGGGGACATCGCGGTGACGCTGCAATACATGCCGGATGTGATCCGCGGCTATTTTGGCGACGGGTCGGAGCACGGTGTGCAGATCGCCTATTTCGAAGAGACGACGCCGCTTGGCACGGCCGGATCGGTGAAAAACGCGCAGGAGTTTCTCGATGAGACGTTTATCGTCATCTCCGGCGATGCGCTGACCGATTTCAACCTGCTCGCCGCCGTGCGCGCCCACCGGGAAAAAGGCGCCTTGGCTACGATCATCTTGACCCGCGTCGAGACGCCGCTGGAGTTCGGCGTGGCGATCACAGAGGCGGACGGGCGGATCACCCGCTTTCTGGAGAAGCCGTCGTGGGGCGAGGTGTTTTCCGACACGGTGAACACCGGCATCTATATTTTTGAAAAAGAAGTTCTGGAATTCATTCCGGAAGATCAGGAGTTTGATTTCTCCAAAGATCTGTTCCCGAAGCTCATGCAGAACGGGCATGACCTGTATGGCTATGTGGCGGAAGGGTACTGGTCGGACATCGGGAATCTGGCGCAGTATCGCCAGACCCAGTTTGACATGCTGGAGGGGAAGGTGAACTGTGCGATCCAAGGCTTCCGCGTCGCGCCGAAGATCTGGATGGGGCAAGGGGCACAGGTCGCAGAAGGCGTGACCTTGGAGCCGCCCTGCTACATCGGGCGGGACACGGTGATCGAAGCGGGGGCACACATCGGGCCGTACACGGTGCTTGGCGTGGGCAATGTGATCAAGGCGGGCGCATCGCTCAAGCGCACTGTCGTCTGGAACCGCAGCTACCTGGGCGACGGGGTGGAGCTGCGCGGCGCCACGCTCTGCTCGCAGCTCAACCTGCAGTCGCACGTCGCCTGTTTCGAAGGTTCGGTGATCGGCGACGCCTGTTCGCTTGGCGCCAAGTCGGTCGTCAAGCCGCAGGTCAAATTGTGGCCGGGCAAGCGCGTGCAGGAAGGCACAGTCGCGCACTCGTCGCTGATCTGGGGCGAGAAGCTGGAGAAAAGTCTGTTTGGGCTGTACGGCGTGCAAGGCATCGGCAATGTTGACATGACGCCCGACTTTGCGGGGCGACTGGCTGCGGCGTTTGGTGCGGCACTTCCTTTTGGCGCGAGCGTCGCTGTCGCCTGCGACCATGATCCGTTCTCCAGCCTGATCAAGCGGGCGCTGGCGGCTGGGCTCCATTCGGCCGGCGTGAACACGATCGACTGCGGGGCGGCGACGACGCCGATGCTGCGCTATGCCGTGCGATGCGTGGAAGCGGAAGCGGGCATTCAAGTCAGGAGACTCGGCCCGGCGGGCGATGACCGCGTGCTGATCGAATGCCTCGATCAGAGCGGGATCAACATCGACAAAGCGCTGGAGCGCAAGATCGAAAACGCCTACTGGCAGGAAGACTTTCGCCGGGCCAACCTCGCGCAGATCGGGCGCAATCGGGTGTTCACCGGGCTGCAGGAGTCGTATGCCGCCGAACTGCTCCAACAGGTCAGCGTGGACGCCGTCAAACGCGAGCGGTTCCGCGTGGCGATGCAATACGACCCGATGCTGTGGGGCCGCTTCGTTCCGGAGCTGATGGAGCGGCTCGGCTGCAAAGTGTCGGTGCTCGACGCCAGGGAAGCGTCGCAAGGAGAGCTGCAGAATCTCGTCTCGACCGGCATCTTCCACCTCGGCGTGCGCTTCGATGACAACGGCGAAGAGATCGCGTTGATCACCGACCGCAGCCAGATGATCGAACGGGACCGCCTGCTGGCTTTGCAGACCCTGATCCAGCTCATCTCCGGCAGCGACAAAGTGGCGGTGCCGGTCACGGCGCCGAGCATCATCGAGACATTGGCCGCCAAGTTCGGGGCGCTGGCCGTCCGGACCAAAGCCAATCCGCGTTCGTTGATGGAGCCGCTCCGGCACCAGCCCTTCCCGATGCTGTACGACGCGATGTACATGCTGGTCAAAGTGCTCGACACGCTGGCGCTGAGCAGGCTGGCTCTGTCTGAGCTGGTCGAGTCGATTCCGCATTTCCACCTGCTGCGCCGCGATGTACCCTGCCCGTGGGAAGACAAAGGGCGGGTGATGCGGCTGTTGATCGAGGAGCTGAGGGATGAGACGGTGGAGCTGGTCGACGGGATCAAAGTGTTCAAGGACGGGGGCTGGACGCTGATCCTGCCCGATTCGGATGAGCCGATGTTCCAAGTGTTTGCCCAAGGCGTGACCGAACAGCTCGCGGAAGAGCTGGCCGGGATGTACGCCCAGAAGATTCGCGACTACCAAAAGACAAGCGTAAGGGGGTAG
- a CDS encoding CBS domain-containing protein, whose translation MKVRDLMTQEVITLKAKHTLQDAAKLMLDLNVGVIPVAEEGDKLRGIITDRDIVVRAVSKGANIRTAKINDYMSPKLVSINPSESAEEAAKLMAEHQIRRLPVVEEGHMVGIISLGDLSVVNIHENEAAFALHEISNPARPQL comes from the coding sequence ATGAAGGTCCGTGATCTCATGACCCAAGAAGTGATCACCCTGAAGGCGAAGCACACGCTGCAAGATGCGGCGAAGCTGATGCTTGACCTCAATGTCGGCGTGATTCCGGTCGCCGAAGAAGGGGACAAACTGCGCGGCATCATCACCGACCGCGACATTGTCGTGCGCGCCGTCAGCAAAGGTGCGAATATCCGAACTGCGAAGATCAACGACTACATGAGCCCGAAACTCGTTTCGATCAATCCGTCCGAATCGGCCGAAGAAGCGGCCAAGCTGATGGCGGAACATCAGATTCGCCGTCTGCCGGTCGTCGAAGAAGGTCACATGGTCGGCATCATCTCCCTCGGCGACTTGTCGGTGGTCAACATCCACGAAAACGAAGCCGCTTTTGCCCTGCACGAGATCTCCAATCCGGCTCGTCCGCAGCTGTAA
- a CDS encoding VanZ family protein codes for MIAERRRFGIWLLLSLAWMLLIFYKSGQSYGEQDLRPLLRQWIEEPTLLLVLPNIEFLYDGGLVSYQDPYSMLEFFIRKAAHVTEYFILAFLLWRTFAATTVRQVSALILTALLSILYAASDEWHQSFVPGRTGHAIDVYVDSIGVFLVVLLALFFRSGRSKRQKTLSR; via the coding sequence ATGATCGCAGAACGCAGACGATTTGGGATCTGGCTCTTGCTCAGCCTCGCCTGGATGCTGCTCATCTTTTACAAATCGGGACAGTCCTACGGCGAACAGGACCTGCGCCCCCTGCTCCGGCAATGGATCGAAGAGCCGACGCTTCTGCTCGTGCTGCCGAACATCGAATTTTTGTATGACGGCGGGCTGGTCTCCTACCAAGATCCCTATTCGATGCTCGAGTTTTTCATCCGCAAAGCGGCGCATGTGACCGAATATTTCATTCTCGCCTTCCTGCTCTGGCGCACCTTTGCGGCCACGACGGTGCGGCAGGTCAGCGCGCTCATCTTGACGGCGCTGCTGTCCATTTTGTATGCGGCGTCCGACGAGTGGCACCAGTCGTTTGTACCCGGTCGCACTGGGCATGCGATCGACGTGTATGTGGACAGCATCGGCGTGTTTCTGGTCGTGTTGCTTGCGCTTTTCTTCCGGTCCGGACGATCCAAGCGTCAAAAAACTCTCTCAAGATGA
- a CDS encoding N-acetylmuramoyl-L-alanine amidase, which produces MPLVVIDPGHGGRDPGAAGNGYQEKNLVLQTSLLLRDALQRCGFRVIMTRTTDTLPDPDGTIGQDLAYRASIANNAKADLYISWHTDAASSAAVNGSAVWIHPSTRGGRTNQWAERIAAAIASSTGQTNRGVYFGDFQVLRDTVMDAVLVEAGFITNAAEARRMATRDYQIAAAEGAARGVCAIFDLPYNAPARPTPQPGTPSTPTPVTPPKQPEVLPAWAEESIRQVIEWGVMTGYEDGTWRPEQAVTRAEMASVLVRFYNFIRSGR; this is translated from the coding sequence GTGCCGTTAGTTGTGATTGATCCGGGGCATGGAGGCAGAGATCCGGGAGCGGCAGGGAACGGATATCAGGAGAAGAACCTCGTGTTGCAGACTTCGCTCTTGCTTCGCGATGCGCTGCAGCGCTGCGGCTTTCGTGTCATCATGACGCGAACGACCGACACGCTGCCTGACCCTGATGGGACGATCGGGCAGGATCTGGCCTACCGCGCCAGCATCGCCAACAACGCCAAGGCCGACCTGTATATCTCCTGGCACACCGATGCGGCGAGTTCGGCTGCCGTAAACGGCTCTGCGGTCTGGATTCATCCGTCCACCCGCGGCGGCCGTACCAACCAATGGGCGGAGCGGATCGCCGCTGCGATCGCTTCGTCGACAGGTCAGACCAACCGGGGTGTGTATTTTGGGGATTTTCAGGTCCTGCGCGACACGGTGATGGATGCGGTGCTGGTCGAAGCGGGTTTTATCACCAATGCGGCCGAAGCGCGCCGCATGGCGACCCGTGACTATCAAATTGCTGCCGCAGAAGGTGCGGCAAGGGGGGTGTGCGCGATTTTTGATCTGCCATATAACGCACCGGCCCGCCCGACCCCGCAGCCGGGAACGCCGTCCACACCGACACCCGTCACCCCGCCGAAGCAGCCGGAAGTTCTGCCGGCCTGGGCGGAAGAATCGATCCGCCAAGTGATCGAGTGGGGCGTGATGACCGGTTACGAGGACGGGACGTGGCGTCCTGAACAAGCGGTGACACGAGCGGAGATGGCATCTGTGCTCGTGCGCTTTTACAACTTTATCCGAAGCGGGAGGTAG
- a CDS encoding 1,4-alpha-glucan branching protein domain-containing protein, which yields MKKGYLAMILHAHLPYVRHAEGAHALEERWLFEALSETYLPLLAVFERLRETCVPFAYALTVSPTLLTLLTDEAMGARYVKHMKKTIELTEKELVRTVHESELQNLARMYYARYRGLLDQFEGCGRDVTARLADLEASGHLELMTCGATHGFLPVIGREELRRAQVALACETHERIIGRRPRGIWLPECGYLPGIERVLADEGLAYFLVDSHAFGENSVYRPLMTAEADVYALGRDPESAGQVWSSFSGYPGHPNYREYYRDIGFDLELSYIRDHIHPEGIRVNTGIKYHRVTGRGNEKELYNPVRAAATCSEHAEHFVTSRLQRLHSLDWTISDGRPPLITAPYDAELFGHWWYEGPQWLEQVALKLAGTELGMTTPGAYLQQFPEATRAELVLSSWGRGGYADVWLNETNDWIYPHLHRLEERLVDLVRRAQRSGSIADPLTGRALRQLARETLLAEASDWPFMITMGTTVDYGVRRTTEHLARAERLAAQIEANGIREDLLAEWEAATPIFPELHLGHFLEEEPAELTQSPERRVLMLSWEFPPRTIGGLARHVYDLSRAMAEAGIEVHVVTCHGEGTPEYEVVDGVHVHRVQAPDYEHDDFVQWAALLNIRLGAMGSRVLAACGPFDLIHAHDWLAAECALLLSEMSGLPLVTTIHATEHGRNHGVHNDLQHRIFAIEQQLARESAEVIVCSKYMQQELGEIYGIARDRLHVLPNGVDLTELSRGLRSSGQVKNSTAKTVFYVGRLVPEKGVQVLLASAPALLQHHPDTRFVIAGKGPMLAQLKEQAAFLGIAEQVDFLGFVSDEERNRLMLAADAAVFPSLYEPFGIVALEAMGAGTPTVAARTGGLAEILDHGRDGWLVEPGDPGNLCDTLLQLFADPDGTRATAERGRQKAIDAYSWPAIARGTLLVYEQALQKKVQEAGEQR from the coding sequence ATGAAAAAAGGCTATTTGGCGATGATCTTGCATGCCCATCTGCCATACGTGCGCCATGCGGAGGGGGCGCATGCGCTGGAGGAACGATGGCTGTTTGAAGCGTTGTCCGAAACCTATCTGCCGCTGCTTGCCGTTTTTGAGCGGCTGCGCGAAACGTGCGTTCCATTCGCCTATGCGCTGACGGTGTCGCCGACATTGCTGACGCTGCTCACCGATGAGGCGATGGGCGCGCGGTATGTCAAACATATGAAGAAAACGATCGAGCTGACCGAAAAGGAGCTCGTGCGCACCGTGCATGAATCGGAGTTGCAGAACTTGGCGCGGATGTATTACGCCCGCTATCGCGGGCTGCTCGACCAGTTCGAAGGCTGCGGGCGCGACGTGACGGCCAGGCTGGCCGATCTGGAAGCGAGCGGGCATCTGGAGCTGATGACCTGCGGCGCTACGCATGGCTTTCTGCCGGTGATCGGGCGGGAGGAGTTGCGCCGGGCGCAGGTCGCGCTCGCCTGTGAAACGCATGAGCGCATCATCGGACGCCGACCGCGCGGGATCTGGCTGCCGGAGTGCGGCTACCTGCCCGGCATCGAACGGGTGCTGGCCGACGAGGGGCTCGCCTATTTTCTGGTCGATTCGCACGCTTTTGGCGAAAACAGCGTCTATCGGCCGCTCATGACGGCCGAAGCGGACGTGTACGCGCTGGGCCGCGACCCGGAATCGGCGGGGCAAGTGTGGAGCTCCTTCAGCGGTTATCCGGGCCACCCCAATTATCGCGAATATTACCGCGACATCGGTTTCGACCTGGAGCTTTCGTACATTCGCGACCACATCCATCCGGAAGGCATCCGCGTGAACACGGGGATCAAATACCACCGCGTCACGGGACGGGGCAACGAGAAGGAACTGTACAACCCGGTCCGAGCGGCCGCCACGTGCAGCGAGCATGCGGAGCATTTTGTGACGTCCCGGCTGCAGCGGCTTCACTCCCTCGATTGGACGATATCGGACGGACGCCCGCCGCTGATCACCGCCCCGTATGACGCGGAGCTGTTTGGCCACTGGTGGTATGAAGGTCCGCAGTGGCTGGAGCAAGTCGCGCTGAAACTGGCCGGCACCGAGCTTGGGATGACCACCCCCGGCGCATATCTGCAGCAGTTCCCTGAAGCAACGCGGGCGGAGCTCGTTCTGTCCTCTTGGGGGCGCGGCGGGTATGCGGACGTCTGGCTGAACGAGACGAACGACTGGATCTACCCGCACCTGCACCGCCTCGAAGAGCGGCTGGTCGACTTGGTGCGAAGGGCGCAGCGCAGCGGGAGCATCGCCGATCCGCTGACCGGGCGGGCGCTGCGGCAACTGGCCCGGGAAACGTTGCTCGCCGAAGCGAGCGACTGGCCGTTTATGATCACGATGGGCACGACGGTCGACTATGGCGTGCGGCGCACGACCGAGCATTTGGCGCGCGCTGAACGGCTCGCCGCTCAGATCGAAGCAAACGGCATCAGGGAAGACTTGCTGGCCGAATGGGAAGCGGCGACCCCGATTTTCCCGGAGCTGCACCTTGGCCATTTCCTCGAGGAGGAGCCGGCGGAACTGACACAGAGTCCGGAGCGGCGCGTCCTGATGCTGTCCTGGGAATTCCCGCCGCGCACCATCGGCGGGCTGGCTCGTCATGTCTATGACCTGTCGCGGGCGATGGCAGAAGCGGGGATTGAAGTGCATGTCGTCACCTGCCATGGTGAAGGCACGCCGGAGTACGAGGTGGTCGATGGCGTGCATGTGCACCGGGTGCAGGCGCCCGACTATGAGCATGACGATTTTGTGCAGTGGGCGGCCTTGCTGAACATTCGGCTCGGCGCGATGGGCAGCCGAGTGCTAGCCGCCTGCGGGCCGTTCGACCTGATACACGCGCACGACTGGCTGGCCGCCGAATGTGCCCTGCTGCTATCGGAAATGTCCGGCCTGCCGCTGGTGACGACGATTCACGCGACGGAGCATGGGCGCAACCATGGGGTTCACAACGACTTGCAACACCGGATCTTTGCGATCGAGCAACAACTGGCCCGGGAGTCGGCCGAAGTGATCGTCTGCTCGAAGTACATGCAACAGGAGCTTGGCGAGATCTACGGCATCGCTCGCGACCGCCTGCATGTGCTGCCCAACGGCGTTGACCTGACCGAACTGTCGCGCGGGCTCCGGTCGTCCGGGCAAGTGAAAAACAGCACAGCCAAAACGGTGTTTTACGTCGGCCGGCTCGTCCCGGAAAAAGGGGTGCAGGTGCTGTTGGCGAGCGCGCCAGCCCTGCTGCAGCACCACCCCGACACGCGGTTTGTCATCGCCGGCAAAGGGCCGATGCTGGCTCAGCTGAAGGAGCAGGCCGCGTTTTTAGGCATCGCCGAACAGGTGGACTTTCTCGGCTTTGTGTCGGATGAGGAGCGCAACCGCCTGATGTTGGCGGCCGATGCTGCCGTGTTTCCCAGCCTGTATGAGCCGTTTGGCATCGTGGCGTTGGAAGCGATGGGCGCAGGCACACCGACCGTCGCGGCGCGTACGGGCGGCTTGGCGGAGATCCTCGACCACGGTCGGGACGGCTGGCTGGTCGAGCCGGGCGATCCGGGGAATCTGTGCGACACGCTCCTGCAGCTGTTCGCCGATCCGGACGGCACGAGAGCGACGGCCGAGCGGGGCAGGCAAAAAGCGATCGACGCGTACAGCTGGCCTGCCATCGCGCGAGGCACGCTCCTCGTCTATGAGCAGGCGCTGCAAAAGAAGGTGCAGGAAGCGGGTGAACAGAGATGA
- a CDS encoding CBS domain-containing protein — translation MQIRELMTSDVESCSSQDSLQQVAQIMADLDVGIVPIVRDGGYLEGCITDRDIVIRAVAKGMDVNATRVDECMTENIVSCTPDQSAQEAAQLMADNQVRRLPVVEDGRLVGIVAIGDLAVERKADESAGYALSEISEPAHPELH, via the coding sequence ATGCAAATCCGTGAACTCATGACTTCTGACGTTGAATCCTGCTCATCGCAGGACTCCCTGCAGCAAGTGGCACAGATCATGGCCGACCTCGATGTCGGCATCGTGCCGATCGTACGTGACGGCGGCTATCTCGAAGGCTGCATCACCGACCGCGACATCGTCATCCGCGCGGTGGCCAAGGGCATGGATGTCAACGCGACCCGCGTTGACGAGTGCATGACCGAAAACATCGTTTCCTGTACCCCGGATCAATCGGCACAAGAAGCGGCACAGCTGATGGCCGACAACCAGGTCCGCCGTCTGCCGGTGGTCGAAGACGGCCGTCTGGTCGGGATCGTGGCGATCGGCGACCTCGCTGTGGAACGCAAAGCGGACGAATCGGCCGGCTACGCGCTGAGCGAAATCTCCGAACCGGCTCATCCGGAACTGCACTAA
- a CDS encoding glycoside hydrolase family 15 protein, whose translation MPRSLVIGNGHLCIGFDAKTNMRDLYYPYVGQLNHIGGNRNSLGVYVDGEFSWCDESDWVVENSYRTGTLVTSVLARNERLGLELQIEDAVHFRENAYLKKVSVRNTRALEREIRLFFTHDFCIDETEIGDTAVYDPVQNMVYHYKRSRYLLINGFTHLGGLFEYSTGIKRFHSLQGTWKDAEDGTLEGNPIAQGSVDSTVSFKMFVPGGEEETLYYWVCVGRTFPEVKEMNRWVLARTPEQLFAEIDAYWREWLRQSEQEFGDLGQEVIDEYLLSLMLVQTLTDANGAIIAANDTDILQYNRDHYSYMWPRDGALIAHAMSEAGYERIANRFFRFCEDSLTAGGFLLHKYNPDGSVGSSWHPYLQGKDPSLPIQEDETGLVIWALWEHYQRYGDVEFAQSLYTTLIAPAGEFMAEYVYEHLGLPIESYDLWEERRGIFTFTVATVIAGLRAVRNFAQVFGDAKRAQKMQSSAEKLLEGMDKYLYDPSVGRFLRGVYLGENGEIAKDKTLESSLYGLFQFDILSPDDPRLQATMERVWEGLRVKTEIGGIARYTDDYYFKKSDEIERVPGNPWIICTLWQAAWEIERAESVEDLQQAKELFDWVLRHRMDSGVLPEQLHPYHGTPLSVAPLTWSHATFVQEVVRYGRRYKELSNKALHQLQE comes from the coding sequence ATGCCGCGCTCGCTGGTGATCGGCAACGGGCATCTCTGTATCGGCTTCGATGCTAAGACCAACATGCGGGACTTGTATTACCCATACGTCGGGCAGCTCAACCACATCGGAGGCAACCGCAATTCGCTGGGCGTCTATGTGGATGGCGAGTTCTCGTGGTGTGACGAGTCGGACTGGGTCGTCGAGAATTCCTACCGCACAGGGACGCTGGTGACCTCCGTTCTGGCCCGCAACGAGCGGCTCGGACTGGAGCTGCAGATCGAAGATGCGGTGCATTTTCGGGAGAACGCCTATCTGAAAAAAGTCAGCGTGCGCAACACCAGGGCTTTGGAGCGCGAGATTCGTTTGTTTTTCACGCATGACTTCTGTATCGATGAGACGGAGATCGGCGACACGGCGGTGTATGATCCGGTGCAAAACATGGTCTATCACTACAAGCGCAGCCGCTACCTGCTGATCAACGGCTTCACGCACCTCGGCGGCCTGTTCGAGTACTCGACCGGCATCAAGCGTTTCCACTCGCTGCAAGGAACGTGGAAAGATGCCGAGGACGGAACGCTGGAAGGAAACCCGATCGCGCAAGGGTCGGTCGACAGCACAGTGTCGTTCAAAATGTTTGTGCCGGGCGGCGAGGAGGAGACGCTGTACTATTGGGTCTGTGTCGGGCGCACCTTCCCTGAGGTCAAAGAGATGAACCGCTGGGTCTTGGCGCGGACGCCGGAGCAGCTGTTTGCGGAGATCGATGCCTATTGGCGGGAATGGCTGCGGCAGTCGGAGCAGGAGTTTGGCGATCTGGGGCAGGAGGTGATCGACGAGTACTTGCTGTCTTTGATGCTCGTGCAGACGCTGACCGATGCGAACGGCGCGATCATCGCCGCCAACGATACTGACATTCTGCAGTACAACCGCGACCACTATTCGTACATGTGGCCGCGCGACGGGGCGCTGATCGCTCATGCGATGAGCGAGGCGGGGTATGAGCGCATCGCCAACCGTTTCTTTCGTTTCTGTGAAGACTCGCTGACAGCGGGTGGCTTTTTGCTGCACAAATACAATCCGGACGGCTCGGTCGGCTCGTCGTGGCATCCCTATCTGCAGGGTAAAGACCCGTCGCTGCCGATCCAGGAAGACGAGACGGGGCTGGTGATCTGGGCCTTGTGGGAGCATTACCAGCGCTATGGCGACGTGGAGTTCGCCCAGTCGCTTTACACGACGCTGATCGCGCCGGCCGGCGAATTCATGGCAGAATATGTGTATGAGCATTTGGGGTTGCCGATCGAAAGCTACGATTTGTGGGAGGAGCGGCGCGGGATCTTTACGTTCACCGTGGCGACGGTGATCGCGGGGCTGCGGGCGGTGCGCAATTTTGCGCAGGTGTTCGGGGATGCCAAGCGGGCGCAAAAGATGCAGAGCAGCGCGGAGAAACTGCTCGAAGGCATGGACAAATACCTGTACGACCCATCGGTCGGCCGTTTCCTGCGCGGGGTGTATCTCGGCGAGAACGGGGAGATCGCCAAAGACAAGACGCTGGAGTCCAGTCTGTACGGCCTGTTTCAGTTCGACATCCTCTCGCCGGACGACCCGCGTCTGCAGGCGACGATGGAGCGGGTCTGGGAAGGGCTACGCGTAAAGACGGAGATCGGCGGGATCGCACGCTATACGGATGACTACTATTTTAAAAAGTCTGACGAGATCGAAAGAGTGCCGGGCAACCCGTGGATCATCTGCACGCTGTGGCAGGCGGCGTGGGAGATCGAGCGGGCGGAGTCGGTGGAAGATCTGCAGCAGGCGAAAGAGCTGTTCGACTGGGTGCTTCGCCACCGCATGGACAGCGGCGTGTTGCCGGAGCAGTTGCACCCTTATCACGGCACTCCGCTGTCGGTCGCTCCCTTGACCTGGTCGCATGCGACGTTTGTGCAAGAGGTGGTGCGCTACGGGCGGCGGTATAAGGAGCTGTCGAACAAAGCGCTGCATCAACTGCAAGAGTAA
- a CDS encoding DUF4383 domain-containing protein — translation MAKVYARAAGWIFLLIGILGFFITDLLGLIQFDTTHNIVHLVLGVLGIAAGQNANWSRLYAQVFGVIYLLLGIVGFFLSDFLGMHLEVTENLIHIILGAWGLYAVLGEKETAGE, via the coding sequence ATGGCGAAGGTGTATGCTCGTGCAGCCGGTTGGATTTTCCTGCTCATCGGGATCCTCGGGTTCTTCATTACTGACCTCCTCGGACTCATCCAGTTTGATACGACCCACAACATTGTCCACTTAGTCCTCGGGGTGCTCGGGATCGCGGCCGGTCAAAATGCCAACTGGTCGCGGCTGTATGCGCAAGTGTTCGGTGTGATCTACCTGCTGCTGGGGATCGTCGGCTTCTTCCTCTCCGACTTCCTTGGGATGCATCTGGAAGTGACCGAAAACCTGATTCACATCATCCTCGGTGCCTGGGGTCTGTACGCGGTGCTCGGCGAGAAGGAAACGGCCGGCGAATAG